Proteins co-encoded in one Ziziphus jujuba cultivar Dongzao chromosome 9, ASM3175591v1 genomic window:
- the LOC107427840 gene encoding probable inactive leucine-rich repeat receptor-like protein kinase At3g03770 isoform X1, with the protein MGHFECFILLVVCEILFLPYTQELQTSQSQVLAQLRKHLEYPPALQIWENYNGDFCNLSSEHMSISCQENSVTELKIMGDKNLKVRDFNGFAAPNQSLSEKFSVDSFVTTLSRLPNLRVLSLVSLGIWGPLPDKIHRLSELELLDLSSNFFFGSIPAKISTMVKLHTLILDGNYFNDTVPDWLDSLSNLTIVSLKSNRLKGQFPNSICRIKTLTDIAISHNELSGKLPGLSNLTSLHVLDLRENHFDSELPEMPKGLVTVLLSKNSFSGKIPEQFGDLGQLQHLDLSFNNLTGIPLPDLFSLANISYLTLASNNLSGSIPEQLNCGEKLGFVDISSNKLIGGLPSCLYSSDNRVIKYDWNCLSIDSQHQHHGSYCKEAFIRGKQSKNTEIMIVAAAIIGLILVIVLLALGILLLRKKKGARRTYKQHILPKIVQANSPSGVCSELITNARFISQAVKVGTQGAPVCRLFSFEELREATNNFDVSMFMGEASVGQLYKGKLENGAYVAIRSLALTKKYSVQNLKVKLDWLSKLHHQHLVCFLGYCIMSGEQDDSSANKVLLVFEYVPNGDYRTYLSENCPEKVLKWSDRLTILIGVAKAVHFLHTGVIPGSFNNRLKTNNILLDEHRIAKLSDYGISVITEEIEKFEAKGEGSKSRRANIVTYPCRSHKQNLGDDVYNFGFILLESLVGPVVSGKGETFLLNEMASFGSQDGRRRIVDPVVLTTCSQESLSIVVSITKKCISSELSSRPSFEDVLWNLQYAAQVQATADADQKSDSIS; encoded by the exons ATGGGACACTTTGAGTGTTTTATTCTACTTGTTGTTTGTGAGATTCTTTTCCTTCCATATACACAAGAGTTGCAAACCTCTCAAAGCCAAGTCTTGGCCCAGCTAAGGAAGCATTTGGAGTACCCTCCAGCATTGCAAATTTGGGAAAATTATAATGGAGATTTCTGTAACCTGTCCTCTGAACATATGAGCATATCATGCCAGGAAAATTCTGTCACTGAGCTCAAAATCATGGGAGATAAGAATCTTAAGGTTAGGGATTTCAATGGGTTTGCAGCTCCAAATCAGAGTCTTTCAGAAAAGTTCTCTGTTGATTCTTTTGTTACCACGTTGTCAAGATTACCCAACTTGAGAGTTCTTAGCTTAGTTTCTTTGGGAATTTGGGGTCCACTGCCTGATAAGATTCATAGGCTCTCTGAGCTTGAACTCTTGGACTTGAgctcaaatttcttttttggttctATTCCagctaaaatatcaacaatggTTAAACTTCATACTCTGATTCTGGATGGAAATTACTTCAATGATACTGTCCCTGATTGGTTAGACTCACTCTCAAATCTCACCATTGTGAGCTTGAAGAGTAATAGGCTTAAGGGTCAATTTCCTAATTCAATCTGTAGAATTAAGACTCTCACTGATATTGCCATATCTCACAATGAGCTTTCTGGTAAATTACCTGGTTTGAGTAACTTAACCAGTCTACATGTATTGGATTTAAGAGAGAACCATTTCGATTCTGAATTACCAGAAATGCCTAAAGGATTGGTTACTGTTCTTTTGAGCAAAAACTCCTTCTCAGGCAAGATTCCTGAGCAATTTGGTGATTTGGGTCAGCTTCAGCACCTTGATCTGTCCTTCAATAATCTTACTGGAATACCCCTCCCTGATTTGTTCTCCTTGGCAAACATTAGTTATTTGACTTTAGCATCCAATAATCTAAGCGGATCAATACCAGAGCAGCTAAATTGTGGTGAAAAACTTGGGTTTGTTGATATTTCGAGTAATAAGTTGATAGGTGGGCTTCCTTCTTGCTTGTATAGTTCAGATAACAGAGTCATTAAATATGATTGGAATTGCCTTTCCATTGATTCTCAACATCAACATCATGGATCGTACTGCAAAGAAGCCTTCATAAGGGGGAAACAATCAAAAAATACAGAAATTATGATAGTAGCTGCTGCCATTATTGGACTTATTCTTGTTATAGTTCTTTTGGCACTTGGGATTCTCTTATTGcgtaaaaaaaaaggtgcaagaAGGACTTATAAGCAGCATATATTACCAAAGATTGTGCAAGCTAATTCACCATCTGGGGTTTGCTCTGAACTCATTACAAATGCCA GGTTCATTTCTCAGGCAGTGAAAGTAGGAACACAAGGTGCCCCAGTCTGTcgattgttttcttttgaagagTTGAGGGAAGCAACAAACAATTTTGATGTGTCTATGTTTATGGGTGAAGCCTCCGTCGGACAG CTTTACAAAGGAAAATTGGAAAATGGGGCCTATGTTGCTATAAGGTCTCTGGCTCTTACGAAGAAATACTCAGTTCAAAACCTTAAAGTTAAGCTCGATTGGCTTTCTAAACTTCACCATCAGCATTTGGTTTGCTTCTTGGGCTATTGCATTATGAGCGGTGAACAAGATGATTCTAGTGCCAACAAGGTCCTCCTTGTATTTGAATACGTGCCTAATGGGGATTACCGTACCTATCTGTCAG aaAATTGTCCTGAAAAGGTGCTTAAGTGGTCTGATAGATTGACAATTTTGATTGGAGTTGCAAAGGCTGTGCATTTTCTACATACTGGAGTTATTCCTGGTTCTTTCAACAACAGATTGAAAACAAACAATATACTGCTTGATGAGCATCGCATTGCAAAGTTGAGTGACTATGGGATCTCCGTCATTAcagaagaaattgaaaaatttgag GCCAAGGGAGAAGGTTCAAAATCAAG ACGAGCTAACATTGTCACATATCCTTGTCGCAGCCATAAGCAAAACTTGGGGGATGATGTTTACAACTTCGGATTTATACTACTTGAATCACTTGTTGGTCCAGTAGTAAGTGGTAAAGGAGAAACATTCCTGCTAAACGAAATG GCATCTTTTGGCAGTCAGGATGGTCGAAGAAGAATTGTGGATCCAGTAGTTTTAACCACTTGCTCACAAGAATCGCTATCAATTGTGGTATCGATCACGAAGAAATGCATATCATCGGAACTCTCATCCAGACCCTCTTTCGAGGATGTTCTTTGGAACTTACAGTATGCAGCTCAAGTTCAAGCCACTGCTGATGCTGATCAAAAATCAGATTCTATATCATAG
- the LOC107427840 gene encoding probable inactive leucine-rich repeat receptor-like protein kinase At3g03770 isoform X2, with protein MGHFECFILLVVCEILFLPYTQELQTSQSQVLAQLRKHLEYPPALQIWENYNGDFCNLSSEHMSISCQENSVTELKIMGDKNLKVRDFNGFAAPNQSLSEKFSVDSFVTTLSRLPNLRVLSLVSLGIWGPLPDKIHRLSELELLDLSSNFFFGSIPAKISTMVKLHTLILDGNYFNDTVPDWLDSLSNLTIVSLKSNRLKGQFPNSICRIKTLTDIAISHNELSGKLPGLSNLTSLHVLDLRENHFDSELPEMPKGLVTVLLSKNSFSGKIPEQFGDLGQLQHLDLSFNNLTGIPLPDLFSLANISYLTLASNNLSGSIPEQLNCGEKLGFVDISSNKLIGGLPSCLYSSDNRVIKYDWNCLSIDSQHQHHGSYCKEAFIRGKQSKNTEIMIVAAAIIGLILVIVLLALGILLLRKKKGARRTYKQHILPKIVQANSPSGVCSELITNARFISQAVKVGTQGAPVCRLFSFEELREATNNFDVSMFMGEASVGQLYKGKLENGAYVAIRSLALTKKYSVQNLKVKLDWLSKLHHQHLVCFLGYCIMSGEQDDSSANKVLLVFEYVPNGDYRTYLSENCPEKVLKWSDRLTILIGVAKAVHFLHTGVIPGSFNNRLKTNNILLDEHRIAKLSDYGISVITEEIEKFEAKGEGSKSSHKQNLGDDVYNFGFILLESLVGPVVSGKGETFLLNEMASFGSQDGRRRIVDPVVLTTCSQESLSIVVSITKKCISSELSSRPSFEDVLWNLQYAAQVQATADADQKSDSIS; from the exons ATGGGACACTTTGAGTGTTTTATTCTACTTGTTGTTTGTGAGATTCTTTTCCTTCCATATACACAAGAGTTGCAAACCTCTCAAAGCCAAGTCTTGGCCCAGCTAAGGAAGCATTTGGAGTACCCTCCAGCATTGCAAATTTGGGAAAATTATAATGGAGATTTCTGTAACCTGTCCTCTGAACATATGAGCATATCATGCCAGGAAAATTCTGTCACTGAGCTCAAAATCATGGGAGATAAGAATCTTAAGGTTAGGGATTTCAATGGGTTTGCAGCTCCAAATCAGAGTCTTTCAGAAAAGTTCTCTGTTGATTCTTTTGTTACCACGTTGTCAAGATTACCCAACTTGAGAGTTCTTAGCTTAGTTTCTTTGGGAATTTGGGGTCCACTGCCTGATAAGATTCATAGGCTCTCTGAGCTTGAACTCTTGGACTTGAgctcaaatttcttttttggttctATTCCagctaaaatatcaacaatggTTAAACTTCATACTCTGATTCTGGATGGAAATTACTTCAATGATACTGTCCCTGATTGGTTAGACTCACTCTCAAATCTCACCATTGTGAGCTTGAAGAGTAATAGGCTTAAGGGTCAATTTCCTAATTCAATCTGTAGAATTAAGACTCTCACTGATATTGCCATATCTCACAATGAGCTTTCTGGTAAATTACCTGGTTTGAGTAACTTAACCAGTCTACATGTATTGGATTTAAGAGAGAACCATTTCGATTCTGAATTACCAGAAATGCCTAAAGGATTGGTTACTGTTCTTTTGAGCAAAAACTCCTTCTCAGGCAAGATTCCTGAGCAATTTGGTGATTTGGGTCAGCTTCAGCACCTTGATCTGTCCTTCAATAATCTTACTGGAATACCCCTCCCTGATTTGTTCTCCTTGGCAAACATTAGTTATTTGACTTTAGCATCCAATAATCTAAGCGGATCAATACCAGAGCAGCTAAATTGTGGTGAAAAACTTGGGTTTGTTGATATTTCGAGTAATAAGTTGATAGGTGGGCTTCCTTCTTGCTTGTATAGTTCAGATAACAGAGTCATTAAATATGATTGGAATTGCCTTTCCATTGATTCTCAACATCAACATCATGGATCGTACTGCAAAGAAGCCTTCATAAGGGGGAAACAATCAAAAAATACAGAAATTATGATAGTAGCTGCTGCCATTATTGGACTTATTCTTGTTATAGTTCTTTTGGCACTTGGGATTCTCTTATTGcgtaaaaaaaaaggtgcaagaAGGACTTATAAGCAGCATATATTACCAAAGATTGTGCAAGCTAATTCACCATCTGGGGTTTGCTCTGAACTCATTACAAATGCCA GGTTCATTTCTCAGGCAGTGAAAGTAGGAACACAAGGTGCCCCAGTCTGTcgattgttttcttttgaagagTTGAGGGAAGCAACAAACAATTTTGATGTGTCTATGTTTATGGGTGAAGCCTCCGTCGGACAG CTTTACAAAGGAAAATTGGAAAATGGGGCCTATGTTGCTATAAGGTCTCTGGCTCTTACGAAGAAATACTCAGTTCAAAACCTTAAAGTTAAGCTCGATTGGCTTTCTAAACTTCACCATCAGCATTTGGTTTGCTTCTTGGGCTATTGCATTATGAGCGGTGAACAAGATGATTCTAGTGCCAACAAGGTCCTCCTTGTATTTGAATACGTGCCTAATGGGGATTACCGTACCTATCTGTCAG aaAATTGTCCTGAAAAGGTGCTTAAGTGGTCTGATAGATTGACAATTTTGATTGGAGTTGCAAAGGCTGTGCATTTTCTACATACTGGAGTTATTCCTGGTTCTTTCAACAACAGATTGAAAACAAACAATATACTGCTTGATGAGCATCGCATTGCAAAGTTGAGTGACTATGGGATCTCCGTCATTAcagaagaaattgaaaaatttgag GCCAAGGGAGAAGGTTCAAAATCAAG CCATAAGCAAAACTTGGGGGATGATGTTTACAACTTCGGATTTATACTACTTGAATCACTTGTTGGTCCAGTAGTAAGTGGTAAAGGAGAAACATTCCTGCTAAACGAAATG GCATCTTTTGGCAGTCAGGATGGTCGAAGAAGAATTGTGGATCCAGTAGTTTTAACCACTTGCTCACAAGAATCGCTATCAATTGTGGTATCGATCACGAAGAAATGCATATCATCGGAACTCTCATCCAGACCCTCTTTCGAGGATGTTCTTTGGAACTTACAGTATGCAGCTCAAGTTCAAGCCACTGCTGATGCTGATCAAAAATCAGATTCTATATCATAG
- the LOC107427853 gene encoding uncharacterized protein LOC107427853, translating to MVIGLKPKNRGGSPTVQVDYIVHIQEVKPWPPSQSLRSLRSVLIQWENGDRSSGSTNPVIPSIGSIVGEGRIEFNESFKLRVTLQRDLSVKGGEGDTFQKNCLELNLYEHRRDKAVKGQSLATAIIDFADYGVAKETLRISAPMNCKRSFKKTDQPVLYVKLQPVEKRRSSSSKESLSRGAAMDHAAGESISPLMNEEYAEEAEVASFTDDDVSSHSSVTHSAFKSNGGSAPQNAENGIERVTNSVGGGKTKHIVASKPQVEKSNLIAQNALQQNVKGSSSCSSSVDLSSDLGSPVSNYASASLSPNSSSTKILKDVESLGVHSSSHSLVNENAEELSNNRVRSNDDEYSSDFHRNIANGRSNTSNVQQNGKNDQRSHDSYDSSKEDKDEETQEENRGEKQKLNGNRYSGEDESSIVQDVVREQVPMADDNLSLTKERIAMQENILKSDKLKHVKSVRVDPAKNGLIGSNERTEVKEIGQVDAQNRASNAKNKERKEAKVHPRDARTSILDSKIQQLEHRIKMLEGELREAAAIEAALYSVVADHGSSMSKVHAPARRLSRLYLHAYRESSQCRRATAARSAISGLVLVAKACGNDVPRLTFWLSNSVVLRTIISEATGDSELPISAGPFIKRNKAEKEKSKASPTLTWKLSAPGKREGTEFLYRSFGDWEEPSTFTRALEKIEAWIFSRIVESIWWQTLTPHMQSVPAKVIDKDIDSGSVKSYSRSSSSCDQEQGSMSLDLWKKAFKDAYERLCPVRAGGHDCGCLPELARLVMEQCVARLDVAMFNAILRESADEIPTDPVSDPISDSKVLPIPAGKSSFGAGAQLKNAIGNWSRWLTDIFGIDDEESMEDVNEHDDDDDDRQDTSFKSFHLLNALSDLMMLPKDLLLSKSVRKEVCPTFGAPLIRRILDIFVLDEFCPDPIPNIVFEALESEDSAETGEEAITNFPCTAAAITYLPPSTASIANTIGEIGGQAHLKRSGSSVLRKSYTSDDELDELNSPLSLILIDGSRASSVPTKPSWISKDNGNRNALRYELLREVWMDSE from the exons ATGGTTATAGGCTTGAAGCCAAAGAACAGGGGGGGGAGCCCCACTGTTCAAGTCGATTACATAGTCCATATTCAAGAGGTTAAGCCTTGGCCTCCATCGCAGTCGCTTAGATCGCTTAGGTCTGTGTTAATTCAGTGGGAAAATGGTGATCGTTCTTCTGGGTCTACCAACCCTGTTATTCCTTCTATTGGTTCCATTGTTGGTGAGGGAAGAATTGAATTCAATGAATCTTTTAAGCTACGTGTGACTCTGCAGAGGGATCTGTCTGTCAAAGGTGGGGAAGGTGATACATTCCAAAAGAATTGCTTGGAGCTTAACTTGTATGAGCATCGTAGGGATAAGGCTGTAAAAGGTCAGTCCTTGGCTACTGCAATAATAGACTTCGCTGATTATGGTGTAGCCAAAGAAACCTTACGCATTAGTGCTCCAATGAATTGTAAAAGAAGCTTTAAGAAAACAGATCAGCCTGTTTTGTATGTTAAACTTCAGCCTGTTGAGAAGCGGCGCAGCTCCTCGTCTAAAGAAAGCCTGTCAAGGGGTGCTGCAATGGATCATGCTGCTGGTGAATCTATTTCACCCTTAATGAATGAAGAATATGCTGAGGAAGCTGAAGTTGCATCTTTCACAGACGATGATGTCTCCTCCCACTCATCTGTGACACATTCTGCATTTAAGTCTAATGGGGGATCAGCTCCTCAAAATGCAGAG AATGGAATAGAGAGAGTCACTAACAGCGTTGGAGGGGGTAAAACGAAACACATTGTCGCCTCAAAACCACAGGTTGAAAAATCAAATCTGATAGCTCAGAATGCACTTCAGCAAAATGTGAAGGGAAGTTCTTCATGCTCGTCATCAGTAGACTTATCATCTGATTTGGGGAGCCCAGTAAGTAATTATGCTTCAGCGTCCCTGTCTCCCAACTCTAGTTCGACTAAAATTCTGAAAGATGTTGAATCCCTGGGTGTTCATTCTTCTTCCCATTCCttagtaaatgaaaatgcaGAAGAGTTATCCAACAACAGAGTGAGAAGCAATGATGATGAATATTCATCTGATTTTCACAGGAACATTGCTAATGGCAGAAGTAATACATCTAATGTTCAACAGAATGGTAAAAATGACCAAAGAAGTCATGATAGCTATGATAGTTCTAAAGAGGACAAAGATGAAGAAACCCAGGAAGAAAATAGaggtgaaaaacaaaaattaaacggGAACAGGTATTCTGGGGAAGATGAATCATCCATTGTGCAAGATGTTGTGCGAGAGCAAGTTCCAATGGCAGATGATAACTTATCCCTAACCAAGGAACGTATTGCAATGCAGGAAAATATACTGAAAAGTGATAAACTAAAGCATGTGAAGTCGGTTAGAGTTGACCCAGCTAAAAATGGGTTGATTGGTAGCAATGAGCGTACAGAAGTGAAAGAAATTGGTCAGGTTGATGCACAAAACAGAGCTAGTAACGCCAAaaataaggaaagaaaagaagctaAGGTGCATCCTAGAGATGCAAGGACTTCCATCTTAGATAGCAAGATCCAGCAATTGGAACATCGAATAAAGATGCTTGAGGGAGAGTTGAGAGAAGCTGCTGCCATTGAGGCAGCTCTTTATTCAGTAGTCGCTGATCATGGAAGTTCCATGAGTAAGGTTCATGCTCCAGCTCGGCGACTTTCTAGGCTCTATCTTCATGCTTACAGAGAAAGTTCCCAATGTAGAAGGGCCACTGCTGCTAGAAGTGCCATTTCAGGACTGGTTTTGGTTGCAAAAGCATGTGGAAATGATGTCCCGAG ATTAACATTTTGGTTGTCCAATTCTGTTGTGCTGAGAACAATTATAAGCGAAGCCACTGGGGACTCAGAGCTACCAATTTCTGCTGGACCCTTTATCAAGAGGAATAAGGCTGAAAAGGAGAAAAGCAAGGCATCACCAACACTAACATGGAAGCTGTCAGCTCCTGGGAAAAGGGAAGGCACAGAATTTTTGTACAGGAGTTTTGGTGACTGGGAGGAGCCGTCTACATTTACTCGTGCATTAGAGAAGATTGAAGCTTGGATATTTTCCCGCATTGTTGAGTCTATCTGGTGGCAG ACTTTGACTCCACATATGCAGTCTGTTCCTGCAAAGGTCATTGACAAAGATATTGATTCTGGATCAGTGAAAAGCTACTCAAGGTCATCTAGTTCATGTGATCAAGAGCAAGGCAGCATGTCTTTAGACCTTTGGAAGAAGGCTTTCAAAGATGCGTATGAAAGACTTTGTCCAGTACGTGCTGGGGGGCATGACTGTGGCTGCTTGCCTGAGCTGGCTAGATTG GTGATGGAGCAATGTGTGGCTAGATTAGATGTGGCAATGTTCAATGCCATTCTTCGTGAATCTGCTGATGAGATCCCAACTGATCCTGTATCTGATCCAATCAGCGATTCCAAGGTTCTTCCAATTCCAGCGGGGAAATCAAGCTTTGGAGCTGGTGCCCAGCTGAAAAATGCT ATTGGGAACTGGTCTAGATGGTTGACCGACATATTTGGCATTGatgatgaagaatcaatggaagACGTGAATgagcatgatgatgatgatgatgacagaCAAGATACATCCTTCAAGTCTTTCCATCTCCTTAATGCGTTGAGCGATCTCATGATGCTTCCGAAGGACTTGCTCTTAAGTAAATCTGTTAGAAAAGAG gtTTGTCCTACATTTGGTGCACCATTGATCAGGAGGATTCTTGACATTTTTGTCCTGGATGAATTTTGCCCTGATCCAATTCCCAATATTGTGTTTGAAGCTCTTGAGTCTGAG GATTCTGCTGAGACTGGGGAGGAGGCTATCACAAATTTCCCATGCACTGCAGCTGCGATTACCTATTTGCCACCTTCAACAGCTTCCATTGCTAATACTATCGGAGAGATTGGAGGCCAAGCACATCTGAAAAGAAGTGGGTCCTCAGTGCTCAGGAAatcatataccagtgatgaCGAGCTTGATGAATTGAATTCACCCTTGTCGTTGATCCTCATTGATGGGTCCCGTGCATCTTCTGTTCCAACAAAACCAAGCTGGATATCAAAGGATAATGGCAACCGAAATGCTCTCAGATATGAACTACTTAGGGAAGTATGGATGGATAGCGAGTAG
- the LOC107427854 gene encoding probable adenylate kinase 7, mitochondrial has protein sequence MAGLSRLGVLAQPLTRRLLGLVSSRAYGSSAAAQLQYDYDDYYEEEDHQLLRHEPKPMVGTDGWVPERGVQWVLMGDRGVKKHVYAERLSKLLEVPHISMGSLVRQELNPRSSLYKQIANAVNEGKLVPEEIIFGLLTKRLEEGYCRGETGFILEGIPRTRIQAEILDQIVDIDLVVNFKSTETQIVSPQREFLSVAKSSATEGGGPWKENFHFYAEQRKQLEDYYKKQKKLLDFEVGGAPGETWQGLLAALHLQHINAVSSSQKLTA, from the exons ATGGCTGGACTCAGCCGACTCGGTGTGCTTGCTCAGCCTCTCACTCGCCGGCTTCTGGGGCTCGTCTCTAGCCGAGCCTACGGATCGTCGGCTGCGGCTCAGCTCCAGTACGACTACGATGATTATTACGAAGAAGAAGACCACCAGCTACTACGCCACGAGCCGAAGCCGATGGTGGGCACGGATGGTTGGGTTCCAGAAAGAGGAGTTCAATGGGTTTTGATGGGAGATCGTGGCGTGAAGAAACATGTTTACGCGGAGAGGCTCTCGAAGCTTCTAGAAGTTCCGCACATTTCTATGGGGTCCCTAGTTCGCCAGGAGCTCAACCCTCGCTCTTCTCTCTACAAGCAg ATTGCAAATGCGGTGAATGAAGGAAAGCTTGTACCGGAGGAGATAATATTTGGGCTTTTGACTAAGAGGCTGGAAGAAGGTTACTGCAGAGGTGAAACTGGGTTCATACTTGAGGGAATCCCAAGAACCAGAATCCAAGCT GAGATTCTTGACCAAATTGTAGATATTGATTTAGTTGTAAATTTCAAAAGCACAGAAACACAGATAGTCTCTCCTCAACGAGAATTTCTTAGCGTGGCCAAATCCTCTGCCACTGAAGGTGGTGGTCCCTGGAAAGAAAATTTCCATTTCTATGCAGAGCAG agAAAGCAATTAGAAGATTACTATAAGAAACAGAAGAAACTTCTTGATTTTGAAGTAGGAGGTGCACCTGGAGAAACATGGCAGGGTCTGTTGGCTGCATTGCATCTGCAGCATATAAATGCTGTTTCTTCTTCACAGAAGCTGACTGCATGA